GTGGAGGCCGCCACGAGCGCCATGCAGGGCGCGGTGCTGGTCGAGGAAGACCGTCTCTACGCCGGCCTGAGCGCCCTGGGCACCGCTGCCCAGGTCGCGCCGCTGCTGGGCCTGCTGGGCACCGTAATTGGCATGGTGCGCTCGTTCCTGGTGTTCAGCCAGACGACCGCGCCCACCCCGGAGCAGCTCGCCACCGGCATCAGCGAGGCGCTGATCAATACGGCCGGCGGGCTGATCGTGGCCATCGTCGCCTACGTGGCGCGCGGCGCCCTGCGCGCCCGTGCCGACCGCATCGCCACGCAGGCCGAGCGCGTCCGCGAGGAGGTGCCGGGCTGGTTGCGGCGGCCCACCGCGCCGCTGGGAGGCCGGCCGGACGTCGCCCTGGAGTTCGGCGCCCCGGTCGTGGGAGGGAGGTCCCGGTGAGGGCGCGCGCGCGGGGCGGGGACGCCGTCACCTTCGACTTTGCGCCGATGGTGGACGTGGTGCTGCTGCTGCTGATCTTCTTCTTCCTGACCAGTAGCCTCGCGCCGCGTGACCGCTCGGTGCCGATCACGCTGCCCGGCGCGAGCACCAGCGTGCAGCAGACCAGCAGCCTGCCGGTGGTCAGCGTGGACAGCGCCGGGAAGGTCTTCCTGAACGGACAGGCGACCACCCTGACCGACCTGGCCGGGCAACTCAGGCCCCTGCTGGGCGCGTCCGGCGGTGTGGTGGGCCTGCGTGCCGACGAGAAGGGCCAGTACGGCACGGTGGTGGGCGTGATGGACGAGATCCGCCGCGCCGGCGGGCAGAAGCTCGCGCTGGGCACGAGGGCCGCTCCGTGACCAGTTCGCCCGTGCCCGGTTCCGCACCCGGCCCCGGCCGGCAGCGCCCCCCCTCGCCGGCCGAGGTGCGTGAACGCCGCCGCGCCACGCTCGCCACCGTGGCGGTGCACGTGACCCTGCTGGGCGGCCTGCTGCTGTTCCTCGCGGACGTGCGCTTGCCACCTGCCTCCTCCACGCCGCTGGAGGTCGTGCCGCTCACGCCCGCGGAGGCGCCGAGCCAGACGGCCACCCCGGCCACGTCCGTGGTGATCCCGCCGAACAAGTTCCCGGACACCCCCGTGCCCGAGCCGACGCCCGACCCTGCGATACCCGACCCCGTGGTGCCGGACGCCGAGGCGCCCACGCCGGCCGTGCCCACGCCCGCGAAGGTCACGCCGGCCGTTCCGGTCAGGCCGGTGGCCGTGGCCCCTGCACCTGCGCCGCGTCCCCGGGCGACCACGGCGGCGGCTCCAGCAACGCGTCCCGCGACCACCCCGGCGGCTGACCGCGCGGCGTCGGCTCCCGCGAAGACCAGTCCGGCACCGGCGGCTGTGGCCGCCCCAGCGCCGGTCCCGGCGCGTACCCCGGCGCCCGCCCAGACGGCCCGCGCGTCGGGGCCGGCCCGCCAGGAACCGGCACCTGTCGCGCCGGCCCCACGGCCCACGCCGGCGACGGCAGCGCCCACCCGCCCGGTCAACCCGTCCCCAGCGGCCCGGCCCACCGAGGCGACCCGGCCGGCGCGGACGGTCACGCCGACGCCAAGTGCCCCGCCGCGACCCTCGACCGCTGTCCGGACCCAGCCCGCCGCGCAGCCCACGGCGCCGGTCGCGGCCGCGCCTTCGCGCCGCACGGCCGCGTCTACTCCGGCGGACCCGGTGGCGTCCGCTCCCACGGCCCGGGCGACGCCGGCGCCGACCACCGCGGCGCCCACCACGTCGGCGGGTGCGGCCACCCGCACGCCCGGCACAAGCGCCGCGTCGGCCCGTTCTGCGACCGTGCCGGCCCCGATCGAGCCGGTGACGCCCGCCGCGCCGGTCGCGTCGCGTCCGTCCCTGACCCCGACCGCTCCGGCCGCAGAACCGATCACGCCGGCCGCGCCCGCTCCGGTGGAGAGCGCGCCCACGGTCCCCCGCGCGTCGTCGGTGCCGACAACCTCGCCCGACGTCACCCCGGCGCCGGTCACGCCGACCACCTCGCGCGGCACGGCGGCGGTGGAACCAGCCCCGGCGGCGGCGACCGCGCCGGTCGCGGCACGGGGCACCGGGACCTCCGAGTCGGCGCCCGTGGCGGCGCGGCCCATCGCGCCCGCGTCGTCGGCACCGGTGGCCCCGGCCAGCCCGGCCGCCACCCCGGCCCGGGCGCCGGGGCGCGGCACCGCCTCCTCTCCGGCCCCCGCCCGCGCGGCCGAGGGCAGCGGTCCGGCGCCGGTCACGCCGGTCAGTCCACCTGCAGGCGCGGGCAGCGCCGGGTCCGGCAGCGGCGGCGCGGGCGGAGTCGGAGACACGCCGGCTGCGCGCGGCGCGGGTACGGGCGCCGGTGGCCCGGGAGCGGGCGCTCCTGCCGGGTCCGGCCCGGGCAGCGGGGGCGTGGCCCCGGCCGGGAACGGGGGCGGTGACGCCGGCCCCGGTGGTGGCGCGGGCGGTGCCGGCGGCGTGTCGGCCCGTGCGGGCGCCGCCGGAGCGGGTGCCAGCGCCTCGGCCGGCAAGCCGCTGTCGTGCACGGTCGTGATCGACGTGCGCGGCCTGGGAAATTTCCAGCGGGACATGACCAGCGCCGTGTACGACGACCAGGGCCGCAAGCTGTGGCCCGACGCCGCCCTGATCCGCGGGGTCAGCAACGACCTCGTGCAGGAGGGCAACCTGCACACCTACATCACGTCCGAGGCCCAGATCGCGTCCTATTCCAACGTCACGCGCATCAAGGCGGTCCGCATCCGGCCCAACGCCCTGGCCCCGCAGTCCAGCGTGTACACCGACGTGGCGCTGAACATCACGGGCACGGCGCTGTTCCGGTCGGCGGGCGAGGCCTGCCGCGTCGTGTACCTCAAGGACTGAGCGCGCCGCGCCGTCCGTTTCAATTTCAGGAGATCACCTGCATGCGCCACATCCCGTCCACGTCCGCCGTGTCCGCCGCCCTGCTGGGCCTGCTCGCCCTGTCCGCGCCCGCCCACGCGTGGGTGCCGAAACTGGAGGAGACCACCGCCAAGAACGTCATCGACGGCGTGTACGCCCGCCGCGACCCGGTGGTGACCTTCCTGACCGTCGACCTGAGCGTCAAGAACGGCGCCTTCGCGTCCGGCCCGGCTGCCGTGACCGCCTTCGACGGCGGGGCAAGCTGCGTGAGCGACTGGCTGGCCGAGCCGCCGGTGCCCGGCAAGGGCAGCCGGCCGCGCACCATCACCCTCAGCGGGCAGGCGGACGAACTGGCCTTCCAGGCGCAGGACGCCCGCAACAAGTTCCAGAACCTGAGCGTGGCAGACGCCCTGGGCCCCGACCTGACGGCCGCGCGGCTGGCCGACGGCGACCTGCGCGTGGACATCGCCGTGGCTGGCCTGCCCAGCCAGCAGGCGCGCGGCGCGTACCTGGTGCGCCTCAAGGGACCGGACGGCAAGCTGATCGCGCCGGAACGCACGTCGTACGTGAACGACTTCAAGCAGGACGCGGGCGGGTGGAGCGGCACGCTGGTGTACTACTTCCAGCCGCTCAAGGCCGGCATCGGCGCGAGCGACAAGACCGAGTTGCTGCTGCGGACCGAGGCCGACACCGCCTGCGCGTACAGCATTCCCCTCGACCTGGGCGCCTTCCAGTAGGGGGGTCGTCCAGCCCCCCCGGACCCATCCGCAGGTAAAGAAAGCCTGATGGGTGGCCGGTGCTGACCGATGGTACAAGAGTGGAAGGATCGGGAGGTCTTCCAGTGGGTCAGCACAACCGCCGCACCCAGCCCCAGCCGCCATCCGATGTCAGCGGGGTCTTGCCGGCTACGGCGGTACAGAGTGCGTTCGACACCGTCCGGGACACCATGGCCGTGGTGGACGCTGCTGGAACGGTGCGACTGGTCAACCGCGCGTGGTTGACGTTCATGACCGACAACGGCGGCACCGAGGTCGCCTGCGGCGTGGGCAGCAGCTACCTCCAGGCCTGCGACAACGCCGACGGTCCCTGCGCCGACGAGGGTCCTGCCGTGGCGCAGGGTCTGCGGGACGTGCTGGAAGGGCGGACGGAGACCTTCGACGCCGAATACCCCTGCCACAGCCCCACCCACGAACGCTGGTTTCGCGTGCGGATCACGGCGTTCATGGACGGCGCCGCCCGCTACGCCACGGTCCTGCACGAGGACATCAGCGAACGCCGGCACGCCGAGATCCGCGAGGCCGACCTCGATTCCGAGGTGGATCAGGTCGTCCGGGTGAGGACCCAGGCGCTGCGCACCGAACGCGACGAACTCGACGCCTTTGTGGGCGCCGTGTCGCACGATCTGCGCACCCCGGTGCGGCACGTCCGCAGTTTCATGCAGCTGCTCCGCGCCAGGGCCAGCGAGCGCCTGAACGGTGACGACCGCCGCCTGATGGACGTCATCGACGGGGCCTCGGGGCGGCTCGACGGGATGATCACGGAACTGCTGGGGCTGGCCCGCGTGTCGCAGGCGACCCTGCGCTTCGAGGACGTGGAGCTCACGCAGGTCGTGCGGCGGGCGTGGGCGAACCTGAACCCGGAAACGCAGGGCCGGCGGATCGAGTGGCTGGCCCGCGACCTGCCCGTGGTGCGCGGCGACGCGGAACTGCTGCGGCTGGCCTTCGAGAACCTGCTCGGCAACGCCATCAAGTACACCTCCGGCCGGGAGCGCGCGTCCATCGAGGTGGGGGCCAGGGCCACGCCGGACGAGTGGATCGTGTTCGTTCAGGACGACGGCGTGGGCTTCAATCCGCAGTACGTCCACCGGCTGTTCGGGGCGTTCCAGCGGCTCCACAGCGGACGCGAGTTCGAGGGCGTGGGCATGGGCCTCGCCAACGTCAAGCGTATCGTCGAGCGGCACGGCGGGCGCGTGTGGGCCGAGAGCCATCCCGGCGACGGCGCGACCTTCTACGTGGCCTTCCCCAAACCCTGATCGGCCCGCGTGGGCGGCCGGTAGAATGCGGGGCGTGCCCGCCTTTCCCCTCCTGGCCGTGGACATCGGCAACACCAGCACTGTGCTGGGCCTCGCGGACGAGGGCCTGAACCTCACGCACACGTGGCGGCTGCGCACCAACCGCGACGTGTTGCCCGACGACCTGGCGCTGCAACTGCATGGCCTGTTCACGCTGACCGGCGCCGCCCCGCCCCGGTCGGCGGTGCTGAGTTCCGTGGCGCCGCCCGTGGGCGAGAACTACCAGCTCGCGCTGCGCCGCCACTACGGCGTCGAGGCCTTCAGCGTGGCCGCCATGAACCTGCCGGACGTGTCCGTGGAACTCGACCAGCCGGACGCCGTGGGCGCGGACCGGCTGTGCAACCTGTTCGGCGCGGAGAAGTACATGGACGGGCGTGACTACGTGGTCGTGGTGGATTTCGGCACCAGCACCAACTTCGACGTGATCGGCCGGGGCCGGCGCTTCATCGGCGGCGTGCTCGCCACGGGCGCGCAGGTCAGCGCCGACGCGCTGTTCGCCCGCGCCGCCAAACTGCCGCGCATCACCCTGAGCGCGCCGCAGAGTGCCATCGGCAAGAACACCGTGCACGCCCTGCAATCCGGGCTGGTGTACGGCTACGCCGAGATGGTGGACGGCCTGCTGCGCCGCATCCGCGCGGAACTGCCCGGCCCGGCGGTCGCGGTCGCCACCGGCGGCTTCGCGCGTACCATTGAGGGCATCTGCCGCGAGATTGACCACTACGACGAGACCCTGACCCTGCGCGGCCTGGTGGAACTGTGGGCCAGCCGCTGAGGTGACGGCAGAAGGGGGCGGCGTCCAGAGTGGAGCCGCCCCCTTCCTTTGCCTGGCTACTCGACCGTCACGCTCTTGGCGAGGTTGCGCGGCTTGTCCACGTCCTTGCCGAGCGCCGTGGCCGTGAAGTACGCCAGGAGCTGCATGGCGACCGCGTTCACGACAGGGGAGACCATCTCGTGCGCGCGGGGCACGTAGATCACGTCGTCACCGTGGCGGGCGTTCTCGGTGTCGCCGTCCGACAGGAACAGAATCACCCGGCCGGCGCGGGCGCGGACTTCCTGCACGTTGGAGATGGTCTTTTCCAGCAGTCTGCTCTCGGTGGCGATCACCGCGACCGGCAGGTTCGCGTCGATCAGGGCAATCGGGCCGTGCTTCATCTCGCCGGCCGCGTAGGCCTCGGCGTGGATGTAGGAGATCTCTTTGAGCTTCAGGGCGCCCTCGTAGGCGGTGGGCGAGTTCACGCCGCGGCCCAGGAACAGGTAGTCGCGGGCGTGCGCGTACTTCTCCGCGACCTCCTTGATGCGCGCCACACGCTCCGGGCTCAGGGCTTCCTCGACGAGGCGGGGCAGGGAGCGGGCAGCGTGCAGCAGTTCGGTGCCCTGCTCCTCACTGAGGGTGCCGCGCGCGCGGCCCAGCCACAGCGCCAGCATCACGAAGGCGCTGACCATGCTGGTGTACGCCTTGGTGCTCGCCACGCCGATCTCGGGTCCGGCGTGGATGTACAGCGTGTCGTCCAGCTCGCGCGTCATCGAGGACCCCTTGGCGTTGATCACGCCCAGCGTCCTGGCGCCAAACTTCTTGGCCTCGCGCAGCGCTTCCAGGGTGTCGATGGTCTCGCCGCTCTGGCTCACCACGATGGCCAGGGTGTGCTCGCTGACCAGCGGATCGCGGTAGCGGTACTCGGAGGCCACGTCCACCTCGACCGGAATGCGCGCGAGCTGCTCGATCAGGTACTCGCCGACCAGCCCGGCGTAGAAGGCCGTGCCGCACGCGATGATCGAGATGCGCTTGAACGACGACGGATCGAGGTTGATGTCGAGGTTCACCTCGCCGGTGTCGTCGTGCAGGCGGCCGATCAGGGTGTTGGTCAGCGCCTGCGGCTGCTCGTAGATCTCCTTGAGCATGTAGGTGTCGTAGCCGCCCTTCTCGGCCGCCTCGGCGTCCCACTCGATGTGCTCGATGGCGCGGCTCTGCGGGGTGCCGGCCAGGTCCGTGACCCGGAAACCGTCGTCGTGCAGCACCACCATGTCGCCGTCGTGCAGGAAGACCATGTTGCGGGTGTACGCCAGCAGGGCGGGCACGTCGGACGCCAGGAACATCTCGCCCTCGCCCACGCCCATCACCAGCGGGCTGACGGTGCGCGCCGCGACGATCTCGCGGTGGTCCACGTGCGTCACCACGATGCCGTACGCGCCGCGCACCTGCCGCAGGGCGTCCCGCACCGCCTGTTCCAGGTCGCCGGTGTAGGCCTCCTCGATCAGGTGGGCCAGCACCTCGCTGTCGGTCTCGCTCTTGAAGATGTGTCCGCGGGCCTGGAGCCCCTCTTTGAGGCTCAGGTAGTTCTCGATGATGCCGTTGTGGATGATGACGATGCGGCCGTCCTCGGTCGCGTGCGGGTGGGCGTTGGTGTCGTTCGGCAGGCCGTGCGTGGCCCAGCGCGTGTGCCCGATGCCCAGGGTGCCGGCGAGCGGCCGGCCCTGGAGTTCACCGCTGAGGTTGGCGAGTTTGCCGGCCTTCTTCATGACCGTGATCTGCCCGGCGTCCCGCACCGCGACGCCCGCGCTGTCGTAGCCGCGGTATTCGAGCTTCGCCAGCCCGGAGATGAGGACGTCCTGCGCCTGCCGGGGGCCGATGTATCCGACGATTCCGCACATAGAGGCTCCAGCCCGTGCGCCCATGCCGGTGGCTGGGCCGGCATCAGGGGCCAGCCGCGCCGTCCACGTGGAACGTCACAGGGGTGTCTGTGGAGTTGAGTGCGTTCTGTCCTGCCTTATGCCCGCGTCACCACGGGAGTTATCGCCGGACTTCTCCTTCCGCGTGGAAGGACGGGTAGGCGCGAAACGCGCGCCTGGAGGCATCCGCAGAATGCTCGCTGACCTCCACCTCGTATCCCCCAGACTCGCCGGGGGCCTTGCGCTGCCCTGTTTGTGTGAACCGGACACCAACGGTTCATCATCACCATACCATTTCACCGGGGCACTCCGGTGAGTACGATACTCAGGCCTGGGGACCACCGCTGGGGGCCCCAGTGGCCGGCCGTCCCGGACCCCGCTTGCTAGGATGAGCGCCGGATATCCCGGTTCCCAGCGGGCCGGACGCTCGTCCCCGAGGATCACACCATGCCCACGTACCTGTACAAGAA
This region of Deinococcus metalli genomic DNA includes:
- a CDS encoding type III pantothenate kinase — encoded protein: MPAFPLLAVDIGNTSTVLGLADEGLNLTHTWRLRTNRDVLPDDLALQLHGLFTLTGAAPPRSAVLSSVAPPVGENYQLALRRHYGVEAFSVAAMNLPDVSVELDQPDAVGADRLCNLFGAEKYMDGRDYVVVVDFGTSTNFDVIGRGRRFIGGVLATGAQVSADALFARAAKLPRITLSAPQSAIGKNTVHALQSGLVYGYAEMVDGLLRRIRAELPGPAVAVATGGFARTIEGICREIDHYDETLTLRGLVELWASR
- the glmS gene encoding glutamine--fructose-6-phosphate transaminase (isomerizing), with the translated sequence MCGIVGYIGPRQAQDVLISGLAKLEYRGYDSAGVAVRDAGQITVMKKAGKLANLSGELQGRPLAGTLGIGHTRWATHGLPNDTNAHPHATEDGRIVIIHNGIIENYLSLKEGLQARGHIFKSETDSEVLAHLIEEAYTGDLEQAVRDALRQVRGAYGIVVTHVDHREIVAARTVSPLVMGVGEGEMFLASDVPALLAYTRNMVFLHDGDMVVLHDDGFRVTDLAGTPQSRAIEHIEWDAEAAEKGGYDTYMLKEIYEQPQALTNTLIGRLHDDTGEVNLDINLDPSSFKRISIIACGTAFYAGLVGEYLIEQLARIPVEVDVASEYRYRDPLVSEHTLAIVVSQSGETIDTLEALREAKKFGARTLGVINAKGSSMTRELDDTLYIHAGPEIGVASTKAYTSMVSAFVMLALWLGRARGTLSEEQGTELLHAARSLPRLVEEALSPERVARIKEVAEKYAHARDYLFLGRGVNSPTAYEGALKLKEISYIHAEAYAAGEMKHGPIALIDANLPVAVIATESRLLEKTISNVQEVRARAGRVILFLSDGDTENARHGDDVIYVPRAHEMVSPVVNAVAMQLLAYFTATALGKDVDKPRNLAKSVTVE
- a CDS encoding ExbD/TolR family protein, whose amino-acid sequence is MRARARGGDAVTFDFAPMVDVVLLLLIFFFLTSSLAPRDRSVPITLPGASTSVQQTSSLPVVSVDSAGKVFLNGQATTLTDLAGQLRPLLGASGGVVGLRADEKGQYGTVVGVMDEIRRAGGQKLALGTRAAP
- a CDS encoding sensor histidine kinase — protein: MPATAVQSAFDTVRDTMAVVDAAGTVRLVNRAWLTFMTDNGGTEVACGVGSSYLQACDNADGPCADEGPAVAQGLRDVLEGRTETFDAEYPCHSPTHERWFRVRITAFMDGAARYATVLHEDISERRHAEIREADLDSEVDQVVRVRTQALRTERDELDAFVGAVSHDLRTPVRHVRSFMQLLRARASERLNGDDRRLMDVIDGASGRLDGMITELLGLARVSQATLRFEDVELTQVVRRAWANLNPETQGRRIEWLARDLPVVRGDAELLRLAFENLLGNAIKYTSGRERASIEVGARATPDEWIVFVQDDGVGFNPQYVHRLFGAFQRLHSGREFEGVGMGLANVKRIVERHGGRVWAESHPGDGATFYVAFPKP
- a CDS encoding MotA/TolQ/ExbB proton channel family protein, with the protein product MNVLDLIRAAGPLLWVLLLLSVYVVYVVAVRAQVLARLGKDASALIERARALTAESGPAAALAEIDRAAHPSPAVGVLRAGLGRADRGVEAATSAMQGAVLVEEDRLYAGLSALGTAAQVAPLLGLLGTVIGMVRSFLVFSQTTAPTPEQLATGISEALINTAGGLIVAIVAYVARGALRARADRIATQAERVREEVPGWLRRPTAPLGGRPDVALEFGAPVVGGRSR